The DNA sequence GAAATTCGGCGGCGCTTCGAGGGGCTTGTCGACAGGTTCACTCTCTACCTGCCGGACGAACTGCCCGAGCAGACCCAGCACGAGGTCGTCGCCGGAATCAGGGCGCGATAGCCCGAGCGGACTGGCCGGGGCGAACACCTGCGCAGGCCTTCCGCAGGTCTGGTTGAGGTGCTGCCTCATCTGACGCCCTCCGTCCCTCATCCCCGGCCCGGCAAGCACATGTGCGGCGGGGGATGAGGGCTTCGTGGGCGACGCGTCAGCCGCCCACTGGCCGGGAGGCGAGACGGTCGCGCAGACGTGCCACTGCCGCGGTCGTCTCCGGGTGACCCATCAGCAGCGCCTGGCCGCGGGCCTCGGTTTCCAGCGCCGACCACAACGAGGGCGCGTCGGTGTTCGCCTGCAGTGCCCGCTTGGTCAACGCCAGCCCGGTCCTGGGATGGACCAGGATCTCGCGGGCCAGATCGAGCGCCTGGGGGAGCAGCGCACCGGCGGGCACGGCGCGGTTGGCCAGGCCGATCCGCACCGCCTCGGCGGCGTCCACCCCGCGGGCCGTGTACATGAGCTCGGCAGCGGTGCCGCGCCCCACGATCCTGGGCAGCAGCCACGAGGCGCCCATGTCGGCGCCGGACATCCCGATCCTGACGAACGCAGCCTGGAAGAGCGCGTCGTCCGCCGCCAGCCGGATGTCCGCGGCGAGCGCGACGCTG is a window from the Parafrankia irregularis genome containing:
- a CDS encoding enoyl-CoA hydratase/isomerase family protein, translating into MAAQQTVDVARPEPGLAVVTLHRPERLNALNRQMLTELRAAGEHLRADSSVGVVVLTGAGRGFCSGYDLAGAAEFAELGPDGALALQDLGNQALFALHSLPQPVIAAVRGPAVGGGFSVALAADIRLAADDALFQAAFVRIGMSGADMGASWLLPRIVGRGTAAELMYTARGVDAAEAVRIGLANRAVPAGALLPQALDLAREILVHPRTGLALTKRALQANTDAPSLWSALETEARGQALLMGHPETTAAVARLRDRLASRPVGG